In Topomyia yanbarensis strain Yona2022 chromosome 2, ASM3024719v1, whole genome shotgun sequence, one DNA window encodes the following:
- the LOC131686065 gene encoding 3-oxoacyl-[acyl-carrier-protein] reductase FabG-like — protein sequence MDFSGKVVLITGASSGIGAATAVYFAKLNATLALVGRNVANLNQVASDCETVGSIKPLILVADVTKEEDNERVIAEVVEKLGKLDVLVNNAGKGASGSIETTTMEQYDDIMRTNVRSVFQLTKLAVPHLIRSKGNVVNVSSVAGQRSFPNFLAYCVSKAAIDQFTRCTALELAPKQVRVNAVNPGVIVTNFHREAGMDEDTYKLYLKRCEETHALGRVGQGSEVAAAIAFLAGENTASFTTGVCLCVDGGKHAMCPR from the exons atggaTTTCAGCGGTAAGGTGGTGCTCATCACTGGAGCCAGTTCTGGAATTGGCGCTGCTACGGCGGTCTATTTTGCTAAGTTAAACGCAACGTTGGCACTGGTCGGTCGCAATGTTGCAAATTTGAACCAAGTTGCGTCCGACTGTGAAACCGTAGGAAGCATCAAACCGCTAATTTTGGTGGCAGATGTGACCAAGGAGGAGGATAATGAACGAGTGATAGCGGAGGTGGTTGAAAAGTTGGGCAAACTTGATGTGTTGGTGAATAATGCCGGGAAGGGAGCCTCTGGATCAATCGAAACCACCACCATGGAACAGTACGATGACATCATGAGGACAAATGTACGATCGGTTTTCCAGTTGACCAAGTTGGCTGTGCCTCATCTAATCCGTTCCAAGGGTAACGTTGTGAATGTTTCAAGTGTAGCCGGGCAACGATCTTTCCCAAACTTTTTGGCTTATTGTGTTTCGAAAGCGGCTATTGATCAGTTCACGCGATGTACTGCACTTGAATTGGCGCCAAAGCAAGTACGGGTCAATGCAGTTAATCCAG GAGTCATTGTCACTAACTTTCATCGGGAAGCTGGTATGGACGAGGACACATACAAATTATACTTGAAGCGATGCGAAGAAACACATGCGTTAGGACGTGTCGGCCAAGGTTCAGAGGTTGCTGCGGCGATTGCCTTTTTAGCAGGGGAAAACACCGCCAGCTTCACGACCGGCGTTTGTCTCTGTGTTGATGGTGGCAAACATGCAATGTGCCCAAGATAA